In Sphingomonas psychrotolerans, the following proteins share a genomic window:
- a CDS encoding DUF3325 domain-containing protein, translating to MIAAGLLYLGLFALAAGMSRHAPALLGRWHAPRRVDRLPRAGWVLIALSLVAALLTPDWSRALVTWFGLAPLAAGIVLLSLAFAPRLARVSAVLAIGMAIVGLAFALAGAGAAA from the coding sequence GTGATTGCCGCCGGGCTCCTCTATCTCGGCCTGTTCGCGCTGGCAGCGGGGATGTCGCGCCACGCACCTGCGTTGCTCGGCCGTTGGCATGCGCCCCGCCGCGTCGATCGCCTGCCACGCGCCGGATGGGTCCTGATCGCGCTGTCGCTCGTGGCGGCGTTGCTGACACCGGACTGGTCGCGGGCCTTGGTCACCTGGTTCGGCCTCGCGCCGCTCGCCGCCGGAATCGTGCTGTTGAGCCTCGCCTTCGCGCCGCGCCTCGCGCGAGTGAGTGCGGTGCTGGCCATCGGGATGGCGATCGTTGGCCTTGCCTTTGCCCTCGCGGGAGCGGGCGCTGCGGCCTGA